From the Candidatus Izemoplasmatales bacterium genome, one window contains:
- a CDS encoding flavodoxin domain-containing protein, producing MKILIIYDTVFGNTQKIAEAIADGFAAAKAECRLVHAGDVAADDVAAADLVLVGSPTRAFQATPTTMKTLKNPALPLSGRRSAAFDTRLDPAEIRSGFFRGVVNTFGFAADRIEKALQKRGAVLIAPAQAFFVIGDQGTVLRKGETDGAFDWARTLLAAAGGN from the coding sequence ATGAAGATCCTGATCATCTACGATACCGTCTTCGGGAACACCCAGAAGATCGCCGAGGCGATCGCCGACGGCTTCGCGGCGGCGAAGGCGGAATGCCGCCTCGTCCATGCGGGCGACGTCGCGGCCGACGACGTCGCCGCCGCCGACCTCGTGCTCGTCGGTTCGCCGACGCGCGCCTTCCAGGCTACCCCGACGACGATGAAGACCCTGAAGAATCCCGCCCTCCCGCTTTCCGGCAGGCGTTCGGCGGCGTTCGACACGCGCCTCGACCCGGCCGAGATCAGGTCCGGGTTCTTCCGCGGCGTCGTGAACACCTTCGGATTCGCGGCCGACAGGATCGAGAAGGCGCTTCAAAAGCGCGGCGCGGTCCTCATCGCGCCGGCGCAGGCGTTCTTCGTCATCGGCGACCAGGGCACCGTCCTCCGCAAGGGCGAGACCGACGGCGCCTTCGACTGGGCGCGGACGCTTCTCGCAGCTGCCGGGGGAAACTGA